The DNA sequence GGATATTATTGTGAGAATAAAACCATTGCGCGATTTTCACGACATAGACAAGCCAAGAGAGAGGATCAAATCCGGGAAAATCAGTGCTCTCAAGGAACGGGATCTCATCGCTGCCATCATCGGACGGGGGGTCCCCGGACATGATGTCAATGCAATTGCGACTGATATCTACCACCTTCTGGAGAAGAGAGGCGCGAAAGTGTCCCATGACGAGCTTATGGAAATACCAGGAGTTGGGGAGACGAAGGCAGCCCAGATCCTCGCCGCCTTCGAACTTGCCCGGCGATATTTCGACCAGGAGGGCAGGCGGATCACCACCCCCGCCGATGTCGCTCTCATGACGAGGGATATCGCAAAAAAACAACAGGAACACTTCGAAACCTTCACGCTCGACGGCGCGGGACAGGTCATCGATCGCCACCCAATCACCAAAGGTATTCTCAACCACAGCCCTGTCCATCCACGGGAGGTCTTCGCGCCGGCTATCGAAGAACGGGCTGCATCGATAATCCTCGTCCATAATCACCCGTCGGGCAACCCCGAACCCTCATCCGCAGACATCGAGATCACCCGGATGCTGAAGGAGGCAGGTGATCTCCTCGGAATCGAGGTCCTCGATCATGTCATCGTAACCAGCAAGGACTTTGTCTCGCTGAAGGAGCGGGGGCTGCTTTGAAGGGTAGGGAAACGTAGGGGGATAAGGCGAGATTCGGTCCCCCATCGTACCCTTATCAGAAAATATCTTCCCCGCACCCGATCTCCGGGTCAAAGGCGACAATAAACGACCGCATCATGAACGCGAGTTCGGGGGCCATGATGACCGTCGCAACATCCCCGCCACTCGCCTGTTCGAGGATGAGGGCTTCCTTGCCGTCCGCAAAGAGGAGAAAGCCCGGACGGGAGAGATGGTTGGCCCGTGAAATATGAGTCCTTTTCATCTTGGCGAAGTATTGCCGGAGCCTCTCGTTCGGGACATGCACCTCCAACGGAAGCCCCTCTCCACGGTCCTCTTCACTGAGAGAGACGACGGAGACGCGAATCCGCTTCTCCGCTGCCTGTATCTCCTTCATGAAGGGAAAGAGGGTGGAAGAGTCTAAAAAGAAGATGATGACCTCTTTTTTTGCATTCTCCACCATCGACCGGATACGCCGGTTGATGCCCCATTCGCTGTGAATTGACCAGAAAGGAAGCGGGTGTCCGGTCTCGATTCTCAGTGATTTCAGGTAGGCAAGGGAGCCGTCCACCCTCTCATTCAGTTTCGCCTTCAGGGTTCCGACTACGAGGTCCGGATCCTCCGCCCGGTAGTACGTGGGCGATCCCTTCTGCACCGTCACGTACCCCTTCTCCGAAAGGGCCTTTAGAACGGAGTAGATTCGGCCGTGCGGCACGCCGGAGATATCATGGACTTCCCGTGCCGTTCCCATGCCTAGGCCCACAAGGGAGGTATACGCCTTCGCCTCGTACTCGGTGAACCCGAGCATGACCAGAGATTCAATGACCCCTTTTTGCATTACAACTGTGTTAGTTGTAATTAATTTAATACCTTGCCTTCCGAATACGTACCTGCCATAACCGTACAGGAATCCAAGAAGACCATGGACCAAACCAAAGATCTGAAAACAGCGCCATTTATCGATACATGGCAAATCTGGGAAGAATCAGGGATTGTACCCGAGCCCGCCTGGCTTCTCGCCGTCGAGTGCCTCCACCGGCACGCGATGAAGGAACCGGAAGCGGACCTGCACCCTGCAGCGCTTTTCGGCATGTATGATATCGTTCAGATGGCAGCATCATTGCCCGGATTCCGTGTCCGGGACCGGGACCGGATGCTCACCTATGCACGCCTCTGCGGGATCGACGTGTCGGGCTGTTCGAACCACGAGATTGCTCTCCGAATCACAGGGATCATCTTGGGCGATTATGGCGTTCAACTATCTGATATCCATGACCTGATCCCGCCCGTTCCCTTCGAAGAAGGTCAGAAGTTACTCCGCTCTTCGGGCCGATACACCATTCCGTCCGAACGTAATACCAACCCATCAGGAATCACATCATAAATCATTCACCGAAAGGGTGAAAACTGACAGATACGCCCGGAACCTGTTTCATTCACACCAAAACCGGGGCAGGGCACCCCGTCATGAGGCCCTCCCTGTCGTCCACCTCCACACATGACATAGGGAGAGCCTTCCGGGCAAAAATTTGATTTTCGATGACGGGGAACGGTCCAGCACCATACCCCCTCTCCGTCGTCGATTAAGCTACTTTTTTTCCATATCGCTTCGAATCAGCGTGCACATCTCGTACGATTTGGTATAGGCATCGCGCATCACCTCGGGTTTTGTCGTGATATCGATGATCTCATCCATATTGTTCTGGAGCACCTCCCCCCAGTATTTGATATCGAGGATATCGCAGAAGCATTGCACCGTCGTCCGCAGGCCGTCGAAGTCATGGTCGATATTCTGCCCTCCAATCGAAAGGAGAAGAGCCCTCCGGTGCTTCTTCCTTGCCGGGTCGGCGAGCGGCTCCTTTCTGAAATATTTGGCCATGAAATAGACCTGAAAGCGGTCCATGAACGATTTCAGGGCGCCGGGAACGCCCATCGTCATTACCGGCGTTGCGACGATCATCCCGTCGATGGTCCGGAACGTATCAAAATAAGGCGTCACATCATCCTCGATGGCGCAGGTCTCATGGTCCTGGCAGTAGAGAATTTCCATGCAGGGTTTGAACTTCAGGTGAGGTACATCGACGACCTCCACCTCGCATCCTGCGTCCTGTGCTCCCCTGACGGCTTCGGCGAGAAGTTTGCCGGTATTTCCCTTCGGCCGGGGGCTGCCCATCAGCGCGATAATCTTCGGTGCCATGAGAGGGTATTGGCCGATGAAATAATTATAGATATACCCATTTCTCCTCCATTCCCTTCATACCGCCACTATTGGCGACAGCCTTTCCCCCGTGTACAGAGGAGGTGCAAATAAACCCAAACCCGGCCCGACCAAAGAAATATATAGGTATCTCTGTAATTAGGGGACTGAGGGAATCGACTATGACAGAAAGCCCCAAGAGAGTGAAAGCCGGCGAGAAGGTGGGTCCCGGCAAGTACGTGTGTGTTGATTGTGGTCTTGAGTTTGCCGTCGACGAAGCCGACAAGGATCTCAGGCCATGCCCGTCATGCGCCTGCGAGATGTATGACTGCTTCCCGATGACACACATCCGGGAGGATGTCAAGACACCGGAAGACGCCCGGCACCCGCCGAAGCGCTGAAGGGACAGAACAGGTGCCTCCCCCGAAGAGGGGGAGACAGGAATAACCAATCCGAAGAGAGGTGGTATGTATGGTAAATGTTTCGGAAGAAGGACAGGTATACGAATGTGAGATCTGTGGTAATGTGGTGAAGGTTGTCACCGTCGGCGGCGGGGAACTCGTCTGCTGCGGCGAACCGATGTCACTGCAGGAGTAGGAAAAATGGACAAGCAACTCAGAGACCTTGAGGAGAATATCGGTAAGGTGCCGATGATCCTCAAGAAATGGGCCGAAGAAGACCCCGAGATGGAGAAGTTCGTCCTTGCCCTCGACAAGGGGGTATGGGGTGACGGCGCCCTATCCAAGCAGACCAAAAAGATCATCGCCATCTGTGTGGCAGCCGCCATGCGCGACCGTCATGCCGTCCGTGCCCAGGCAGCAGGTGCATCCGCCCTCGGCGTCAACTATGACGAGGTCGAGGAGGCACTCAGGGTTACCTTTCTCCTTGCTGGAATGCCTGCCTACACCTACGGCAGGACCGCAATCGACGACTTCATGAAATAATCCACCTCTTCCACCTTTTGTGGGGGAGGGGAGGTGATTTTTCGATGATCCGCACCCGTCGAGCGGAGCATTCAACGATGTCCCGGGCGTGGTGAGAAAACAGCCCCTTGCCGGGCAGCAGATATTACCAAATATTTCACAGAAGACTGGAAATCCATATCAAAGGAGGAACCATGTGCGACGACGAAGAAATGTATGAGGACTATTATGAGCAGAGGAGCCTTCCGATCCTTGGAGAGGAGGCACCTGCCTTTGAGGCCGTCACGACGCACGGGCCAAAAAAACTGGAGGATTACCGGGGGCAGTGGGTCGTCCTCTTTTCCCATCCCGCAGACTTTACCCCAGTCTGCACGACGGAATTTATGGCTTTTGCAGGGGCCTTTGACGAACTGAAATCGCTCAATGCACAGCTTATCGGACTCTCCATCGACTCCGTGCACTCCCATATCGCATGGGTGCGCAATATCGAGGAGAAGTTTGGGGTACGAATTCCGTTCCCGGTGATCGCCGATCTCGATATGAACGTGGCACGGATGTACGGAATGATTCATCCCGGCCAGAGTACGACCGCGGCCGTTCGGGCGGTATTCTTCATCGACCCCGAGGGAATCATGAGGGCGATGATCTATTATCCGCTCTCCAATGGCCGCTACATCCCCGAGATCGTCCGGCTGGTCCGGGCGCTGCAGATGACCGACGAGAAGGGCGTCGCCACCCCCGCCAACTGGCAGCCGGGCGACAAAGTCGTCGTTCCGCCGCCGGCTACCCAGGAAGCGGCGGAAAAACGACTCAAAGAAGGGTTTGAATGCAGGGACTGGTATCTCTGCTTCCGGGAGCCCTGACCCGACACCCTTTTTTTCCCGGTTTGCCCGCACCCCGGCACCGTATTATTGACACGACATATGTCGTGGGGTTTATCGTCTCATGCATCCAATCACCTCAGTAATGCGGGGAGTATGCCACCATTGACCAATGACTTCAGTGCGCTGAAGAATGCGTGGCTGAAGACCAAGGAACATCAGTTGCTCCGCCTGCTTGAGGAGGAGTACGGTTTTGACCGTCCGGTCTGCCGGTCGCTGGTGCACCTGATGCACGAATTTGCCGAGGAGTACTACGGGTGGCAGCGGGGGGATCAGCAGATCATCTATCAGGCCGTGGATCTACGGGAATCGTCCGGCAGAACGATGGATGACCTCGCAACCATTCCGGTGAAACTGACCGTCTCCCACCCCGACGATGCGGATGTACTGAGGGAAGAGGGACTCAGCGGCCTTCGCCGATATAAACTCCTTCGCCTCGCAAACGAGTCATATGACCAGGGAGGACTTCTCACCCAGGCCGATATTGCCCTCCTCCTGACCACTTCCCTGCGCACCATCCAGCGCGATGTGAAGGAGATGCGCCGTTCCGGCATATTCGTCCCCACCCGTGGATGGGTGCAGGAGATGGGTCACATGCCGACGCTGTATACCCGCTGCATCCGCTGTTATCTGGAGGGGGACGGACCCTCCGAGGTTGCAATACGGATTGGAAACTGCCGAACATAATGTCAAAAAAGCGTATCGTCTCTTCGCAGACACCATCGTCCTCTATGCCCGGGGCTATAATTCGGACCAGATCCTCGATATTACCGGTCTGCCCCCGAGGGTTGCCGGGGAATTCCTCATCCTGTACGAAACATTCGGCCGCGGCAAGGGCAGTCGCCTGGACGAACTGTTCTCTTCCTATACCCCCGGCATCACCCAGCGCCCTGTCCGCGTGGAGCGCGCACCTGAACGACATATGGCATAAAGAAAACGGATGCGGCATTCCCCGTCCCCCCATTGGAGCCTGAATTATACCCTGTACTGACCAATTGGTATAATTCAAAGATTATTTTGTATTTTTACGATTCTCCGCCAGATTATCAGATATCTTCATTCGTAGTCATACGAACATTCAGGCAACCATTATATACTGGGTAGAACAAGTATAGGATGACAAATGTCGTGTCACTCCCATCCCGGTTGAAACCGGCACACCGGTGGGAGATGCACGCGGGAAATGTCCCCTACATCATGCCGGATACCCGGCACCGGACCCGCTGCGGCGGGAGAAAGGGTGGAACTGTGTCCCGAAAGCAGGACGGACTGGGAAGGCAAACAGTATGCAATTCCCGACACATTATCGCTTACCAAATCGGGACCTTCGTTCGAATTCCCGGAATCATTCCAATTCAATCGAGGTAAATGGAAGGTTCTGCGAGATTTTGAACATTGGGGGAATCCCGCTCTCATGCGCGAATTTGCAGAAAAGCTTAAGTGATCTCAGACTGTAAGACAAAATATTCTACAGTGAACAGCCGCCACCGCGAACCCCCGAAGGGTGCGGCGAGGGCCAGAGACCCACAGAGCTGACCGACGACGACACGAACACCAATCAAGTGTATCGAAGTGATGTACCATGGCAGCAATTACCAACGCAGATGAAGTATTGGCAGCGATTACCCAGACAGCAGGGATGGACACCAAACTCCCGAGCTCGGCAAAGTCGGTTCTCGACATTCTCGAGGACCATGAACCGAGAACCTTCTCGGACATCTCCGACCGGGTGAACTGGGCCCCCCGGACGGTGAGAAATGCACTTCGCAGACTCATCGACGAGGGACTGGTCGTCAGGAAATTCAATTTCCAGGACGCCCGCCAGGTCTACTACATGCGGACATAAACCGTGCACAGACGAAGACGATCGTCGCACGGCAGCCCGCAGGCGGTGCCCTCACCCCCAATTCCCTTATCAACGACATGCTCCCGGGATGTGATGAACTCCCCCCCGATGTTTCATACCCCACAAGGGCCCCGGGGAGCGTATCACCCCTTTTCTGATGCATTCCTACCCGGCAGCAACCGCGATATGTTGCGCTGACGAGCGTATCCCCCCGATGCCGCATAGAATGGCTGTCGCCAGGACGAGGACCGCCCCCACAAACTCTTGGAAACCCTAAAGTAACATTCCGGCGAACAATCCGCCAATGGGAGTAAAGGTGCTCGCCTTCGCAACCAGTCCCCGCCGACACGGGAACTCCGAGGATCTGCTCGATTTCCTCCTTGAGGGAATGGAAAGCGAGGGCGACGTGGCCATCGAGAAACATGCACTCGACGAGATCGAGATCCGCCCCTGCAGGGGGTGTAACGCATGCGAGAAGCTGAACCGCTGCATCATCGAGGACGATGATCTCAACTGGATACTGGAGAAGATCATCGATGCGGACGTCGTGGTGATGGCCTCCCCCGTCTACTGCATGGGACTCTGCGCCCAGGCAAAGGCTCTCGTCGACCGCATGCAGGTGCTCCGATCCAGAAAATACGTCCTCCGGCTGCCGGTCGTCCCCCCTGAACGTCACGGCAAACGTCTGGGCGTCTTTCTTGCAACGGCCGGTCAGGACTGGGACTATGTCTTTGACGCCCTCATCCCGTCCGTGAAGTGTTTCTTCCATGTCATGGACATTAAAAACAAAGACATCTCGTACCTCATGATCAACAATGTCGATCATAAGGGAGAGCTCCGCGCCCACCCGACAGCACCCGATGAGGCACGAGAGCTCGGCCGCACCGTCATCCGGGAAATAAAGGGAAGGCTGGCACAGGAATATACAGGAGAGAAGGAATGATTGTACGCGTACTCGGGATCTCGGGAAGCCCGCACCGCAGGGGCAATACGGAACAGCTGCTGGACAGTTTCCTCGCCGGAGCGGAGGAGGCGGGGGCGAAGGTGGAAAAAGTCGTCATCAGCACGCTCACCTACCGTTCCTGCCAGGGATGCAACGCCTGCCACAAGACAGGAGTCTGCGTCATCAAGGACGACTTCATCCCCCTCCTTACCCAGAAGGTGCCGGAGGCCGACATCGTCGCTCTTGCCTCCCCCATCTATTCGATGTCCATCACTTCCGAACTCAAGTCCTTCATCGACCGGGCCCACACCATGTGGGCACTGAAGGAGAAGCTCAAGAAGGTCACATATAGTAAGGAACACCGGGCGTCCCATCTCGGCTTTTTCATCGGCACAGCAGGGATGGACAGGGCCGACATCTTCGATTATGCCAAACCGGTGATCACCGCCTTCTTCAACGGCTACGGACTCTCCTACCCCCCGGACAACAATATCACCGCCGGTGCCATGGACAGGTACGGCGGCATCAGGGGCCATCCGACCGCCCTTGCAGAGGCGTTTGAGGCAGGCAAGGCTGCAGTCGGGCGCCTGAAAAAAGAAGATTAACGTCCTGAAATCCGCGGGTCCGGGACAACCTCTCATGAGGCACCAACAGGGAAGAACCCGGGCGCCGACAAACCTATGTATGGCACCATTTTTTGTTCCCGTCGCAGCCCAGATATATCGCCGCCATCTATCCCGGCGGCCGCCGGAAAAAACCCCGCGCATACGGGTCCGACACCCCCACACAGGCATTTATTATATTTAAATATTTCTATCTGCGCAGAAAATACTTATATGTCTAAATGAGCATCTTTTCAAAAATGGAAGAAGAAAGCGCCATTTTTACATGCATTGCATATCTGTTCCGATAGGCAAATGTGCAATACCGTTATATACCCATCTGGGAAAGATCATAAATCATGTATGGATCTTTCAGGTGTGTAGTGGGGGCACTCCTTGTCTTCCTCCTGGTCGCTGTTACCGGCGCAGCGGCACTGACGGAGGATGAGATCTCTGTCCTCCCGGATACCACAATAATCACCGCCGGCGATGAGGGCGCCCTCATCACTGTATCAATAGAGAATGCCTCGGCCACCATCGACCGGGTCACCTTCAGCTACCTTGGTGCGGCGGGCGACCCATCGGGTACCCTGAGTGTGGCAACCGACACCTCGGCACCGTATCAGAGCAGATTTACATCAACCCTCGCCGGTGACGCGGATATCAGGGTTGCCGTGACGTATCTCGATGGCGGCATTCTCCGGTCAACGGAAAAAACATGCCGCATCCGGGTCATCCCGTCCGACCCCTATGCCTATACCGTTCCCATAAGTTTTGCCGACGAGGTGCAGGTGACCCAGACGCTGCCGATCACCGTCCTGATGGAGGACATGTACGGCAATACCATCAATAATGAGACCGGAGATACCGTCGATTTCTGGGTCTCCACAGAAGGCACGGGGTTCGTCGACGGGGCGACGATATCCCAGCATGTAAATGTGCCGTTCAGCGCAGATGGGGAGTGCATTGTGACCTTTCAGTCATCAACCATTGCAGGTCCTGCAATCATACTGGTTGACCCGGGACAGGGTTCATACCTTAAGCGCCTCGTCGTCATCGATATGGTGGCGGAGCGAATCGCGTCAGATATCACTGCATATATCGTCACGGTACCCCACTATCCGGTGCTCTATGAATGTCCGGCGGACGGAAGCAGTTACTTCGATATGAGCTATCTGGTACGCGATCAATACGGCAATCCCATCAGCGACTACCAGGTGGACTTCTCGACGACCCTCGGGGAGACCAAGACCATCTTCACCAATGACAATGGCCTTGGACGACTGGAATATGGCCGCAGGATCGCACTGGGGAACGTAACGGCAACAGCTGTCGCAGGCACCATCACCCACGAGCAGGAGCTCATCTTCACCGCAGGGATGGGGACGGATTTCGCCGTCTCCACCAACCCGAACAATCTCCCGAGCGGCGATGTTGACCCCTCGGCCCGGATTGCCGTACAGGCCAGGGTCTTCAATGATTACGGGACCGGTGTCGCAGGGGAGACCGTCACATTCTGGATCAACAGCGGAACCATCTGGAGTTCAAACAACATGACCACAGATCCCGGCATCTCCCTTACGGGCGAGAGCGGGTGGACGCACACCTCCGTGCTGACCGCGACGACCGATGTCAATGGGTATGCGACCGTCTACTTCAAAGGCGGCTCGTTCCCGGTCAGGGGAGAGGAAGACTTTGATCCCTTCTGCCGCGGAAGCTGCACCATCACTGCGATGTGGAACAGCGAGTCCAAGGTTTCACCCTTGATCACTTGGAGAAACTACCCGTACCTCAGGGTGGAGACCGAGGTCTCAGAGGTCCAGGTCGCCCCGGGTGATACCCTCAATGTGAGCATCCGCCTGATAGGAGACGGCAATGAACTCCTCAGCCACAACCCCATCGATGTGGTCCTCTGCCTCGACCGTGGCGAGGATATGCTCATTACTGAAGACAAAACCGGGAGGGACAGGATGGAGTTGGCACGGGAGGCTGCCATGTACCTCGTCGGCGGCGGAACGACCGGTGAAATCGGCCTGACACCCGGCATGGACCGCGTGGCGCTCATCTCATACAGCGATCCCACAACCAACGACACTTCGGTGTTCCCAGCAGGAACGGCCAACATACTCACGGTCCCCACGACCTTCAACTGGAAGAAGAACGTCGGAAAGGATGGAAATCCGGGCGATGATGAAACCTATACCAACGCCCATTATTACGGCAACGCCATCACCGCATACAGCGATTACGCAACCCTGGACTATGGCTTCAGCTATGGCAATGCAACGGACTGGAGTGCCCTTGAAGACGTTCTCAACGACGTTGTTCCCATCAAGAAGGACGATACGGGACAGGCAAGCGCACCGCTCAGACGCGGGCTGAAAGACTCCGTCGAGTATCTCGAGACGCAGGGATCTTCCAGCTCCGTAAAGGCAATCGTGCTTCTCATGCAGAATAACTACCGCTACTTCGGCGACCCGTTTGCCGACGGCTCGGTCATGACAGTCGCACCGGACTCCAATACGCTCCCGAAGGGCGGATCGGACTATTATCCCTTCGCCGGGCTTTCAGCAGAACAGCAGAACATGGCCCGGTACGCCGCAGATAACGGTATCAAAATCTACGCCATCTACTATCCCACCGGTGCATCCGTCAGCGACGAAGCGGTCCCGCAGAGACTTGCCAACGAAACCGGTGGCGAATACTACTTTGCGGCAGACCAGGCAGCGCTGATCGAGGCATTCCGGGAGATCCGTGACAACCTCCTTCGTGATGCCGGTGTCAACACCCAAGTCAACCTGAACTTCGCCGGCCTTCCCGAGAACTTCACCTACACCGCAAGCGAACTCCTCGGCTACGTACCGCCAACGGCTGTCGACTTCTATAACTGGTCGGTAGATGGATACACGCCGACCACACACCTTGCGGGCTACCCGCTCTCCATCAACCAGACGGACATGTGGACAGGTGCTGACGGAAGCGATCCCACCTCCCTCACCTTTACCGTCGGCAACGTCACCGTCAAGCAGACCTGGATGACTGAGTTTACACTCAGCATCAACGAATCCATCAACCAGCCGGTCAATTTCAGCCTCTTTGCCGACGGGTCGTATGTGGAGTTCGAAAACCAGGACGGCGGCCGTACCCTGGAACTGCTCCCATCCACCATCATCACGGTAATCCCGGGCCTTACGCCCGAGGGGCTCATCAATGCGACGGTTGCGATCACCAGCTTCGAGGTGACCGATCAGGATCCGAACTTCGTGAACCTCGGATGGGAGATCTCCTACAACGGCGACTATCCCATGACAGAGGAGCTCGCCATCAAGGACAAAAACGAACCCGGCCCGACATGGAAGACCGTGGGCATCTCCACCCTGCCGCCTGAAGGCGCCACGGATTCATCCGCCATCTATATCGCCGACCTTCCGATTGGCGAGTACCAGGCACGCATTCACGTGGCAACGGAGGATGCAGGAACCGACGATGCCTACCTCACGTTTGCGGTCGGCGATGTCAATGACGATGTGTATATCCGACTGACCTGAAACCCCATTTTTTTTATTTCTTTTTTCGGTTGTTTCCCTTTTCTCTCTCTGCCCTTACCGCTCCATGAATCCGGGAGCCCGGCAGGCCCATCACCGACACCTACCACATCATCCATCACCCCGGTGTTGTCTCCCGTCAGATGGCACCGGAAGGAGAAAGAGATGCCCCAAAGCATCAGGAACCCCCCTGCAGGCATTGCGGCACGTTACTGAGGAGAGGGAGAATGTGCCCATTTCCCTATGATAAAGGTACCATTCCCGCTCAGACAGAGGAGAAACAGCTCAAAAAATACCCAAAAAATCAGGCAAAATATTATATACATCCTAAAAGTTTTCATGCAGGGAAATATCCTTTCCCCTTCTTGGCAAATCCCCATCACTCATCAACAACACACACAAAGAGGCCATATTGAGCCCAAAATAGGATTTCTGCTTATAATAATTGGCCAGAATATCACAAGCATTTATATGGGATATGCCCATTTCATCGCAGATCCATGCTCCCGGAACGTCCCTATATATGCCTATCGTTCACGATATGCAAATATGCATTACAATTATATACTATCATCCAAAACTGATGATCATGCACAGATCTTGCTGGCGTGCCGGGGGGGCACTCCTTGTTCTTCTATGTGTTGTCGCGAGTGGAGCGGCGGCACTGACCGAAGACGAGATCTCAATACTCCCCGAAAGCGCAACAATTACTGCCGGTGATGAGGGAGTACTCATCCAGGCGACGGTTACCAATGCAACCGTCAATGTAGAGCGAGTGACCTTCACCTACCTGGGTCAGACCGAGGACCCATCGGGACACCTCAGTGTCACATCGACCACGACCGCCACGTACCAGACGGTCTTCACTTCGACCCATGCGGGTGATGCCACCATAGCCGTCACGGTCGAGTATAGTGCCGGCGCACAGCATGATGCGTTGACCAGGACCAGCACCGTGCGGGTGATCCCGTCGGATCCCTATGCCTATGCCTCGCCCATCAGCTTCGCAGCGGGTATACAGGCTGCCTCCACCACCCCTATCACCGTCGTGATGAAGGATGTCTATGGCAACACAATCAACGACGAGACCGGTGCAACGGTTGAGTTCCAGGTGGCTGCCGAAGGGGCAGGATTCGTCGACGGCGGCGCAACGGTGGACTATATTACCGTTCCCTTCGGGGCGGACGGGAAGTGTGTGGCTACCTTCCAGGCACCGGAGACCGCAGGATCTGTTACCGTACGGGTAGACCCCGGTATTGGTTCAACGCTCCAGAAGTTCATCACCCTCACCATTATCGGAGAAAAAAATCCTGCCGCCATTACGCCGTACATCGTAACGGTCCCCTCTTACCCGGTACCATATGAATGTCTCGCGGATGGCAGCAGCTTCTTCGATATCCGCTATCTTGTGACCGACCGGTTCGGCAACCCCATCGGCAATTACAAGGTGGTGGCCACCACCACCCTCAACGAGACCACCACCATTGTAACGAACATCAACGGATTGGCGCACATGACCTACGGCCCGAAGACAGGAATCGGCAATACCACCCTTACTGCAACAGCAGGAGATGTGAACACGTCACAGCTCCTCACCTTCATCGGGGGGGAGGGGGCCTCCTTTGCCATCACCGTCAATCCGATCAACCTCCCAAGCGCCGATGTGGATCCGTCAGCGACCATCGCTGTCCAGGGGAGGGTCTTCAACCTGGCCGGGATCGGTGTTGCCGGTGAGACGGTCTCCTTCTGGGTAACAAGCGGAGATACCTGGAGTTCATCGCCCATGACCGCAGATCCCGCCCTTTCCCTCACGGGCAACAGCGGGTGGACGCAGTCTGCGATCACCGCAACCACGGATGAGGATGGTATTGCGACGGTCTACTTCAAGGGAGGCACATTCCCCGTCCACGGCGAAGAAGACTTCGATCCCTTTGCCCGCGGCAATACAACGGTAACAGTGATGTGGAACGATGAGACTCAGAAATCTTCTGTGGTCACGTGGAGAAACTATCCCTACCTCAGGGTCGAGACCGAAGTCTCCGACTATGCAGTCGCCCCCGGCGATGAACTCAACGTGACCATCCGCCTCATCGGGGATGGCAATGAACTGCTTCACCACCTCCCCATCGATGTTGTCCTCTGTCTGGACAGGGGCGAAGATATGCTCCTGGACGAAGGCAAGTCCAACAGGGACCGCATGGAAGCGGCCAGGGAAGCGGCAATGTTTCTGGTTGGAGGGAGTGCAAACGAAGAGATCGGGTTTACCCCGG is a window from the Methanovulcanius yangii genome containing:
- a CDS encoding flavodoxin family protein yields the protein MIVRVLGISGSPHRRGNTEQLLDSFLAGAEEAGAKVEKVVISTLTYRSCQGCNACHKTGVCVIKDDFIPLLTQKVPEADIVALASPIYSMSITSELKSFIDRAHTMWALKEKLKKVTYSKEHRASHLGFFIGTAGMDRADIFDYAKPVITAFFNGYGLSYPPDNNITAGAMDRYGGIRGHPTALAEAFEAGKAAVGRLKKED
- a CDS encoding vWA domain-containing protein, which produces MHRSCWRAGGALLVLLCVVASGAAALTEDEISILPESATITAGDEGVLIQATVTNATVNVERVTFTYLGQTEDPSGHLSVTSTTTATYQTVFTSTHAGDATIAVTVEYSAGAQHDALTRTSTVRVIPSDPYAYASPISFAAGIQAASTTPITVVMKDVYGNTINDETGATVEFQVAAEGAGFVDGGATVDYITVPFGADGKCVATFQAPETAGSVTVRVDPGIGSTLQKFITLTIIGEKNPAAITPYIVTVPSYPVPYECLADGSSFFDIRYLVTDRFGNPIGNYKVVATTTLNETTTIVTNINGLAHMTYGPKTGIGNTTLTATAGDVNTSQLLTFIGGEGASFAITVNPINLPSADVDPSATIAVQGRVFNLAGIGVAGETVSFWVTSGDTWSSSPMTADPALSLTGNSGWTQSAITATTDEDGIATVYFKGGTFPVHGEEDFDPFARGNTTVTVMWNDETQKSSVVTWRNYPYLRVETEVSDYAVAPGDELNVTIRLIGDGNELLHHLPIDVVLCLDRGEDMLLDEGKSNRDRMEAAREAAMFLVGGSANEEIGFTPGLDRVALLSYSDMTTDTSVFPSGTADLLDLPITFNWKKNVGKDGNGNDDEDYTDAHYPGNGITVYDDFSTLDYGFTYTPETNWNGLHNALWNTVPVKKDDSGQASAPLRLGLKESIQYLENNATASSVRAIVVLMQNNYRYFGDPFAEGAVMTVDPDDNTLSPGSVNYYEFADLSEENQNMVNYALANDIQIFTIYYPQSSSSDYLVPQRLAEETGGQFYYAGDEEQLKLAFQKIRDELLREAGVSTVVDLSFAGELSEGVDYTASELLAYVPPTTIDFYNWSTDPHIVTDHLPGYALDIDQMEMWTGEDGSAPASLHFDVGNITIKQTWETQFTLRINDSVIKPLNFSLFAEPSSVSFQNQEGSFTVEQLPKTIISVIPGLTPEGLINATVAVTDFTVIGQDPSFLDFGWNIVYNGDYDMDEIVYFRDTGDTNWKKIGTKMLPYDGDSDSLPMYIADLPPGEYEAWVRVSTEDAGFDDAYTTFTIGDPAAAPFILLT